Below is a window of Pocillopora verrucosa isolate sample1 chromosome 6, ASM3666991v2, whole genome shotgun sequence DNA.
GTTTACACCAGGAAAGCGTTATCCATCTAAAATCGAAATTTTAAGGAAGtgttttactttaattttctaTAAGGAAGAGACTTTTACTATTCTATTTTGCGATCAGCACTTGTCATGTTCTGCTTGCACTTAAATACTACCCTGAGTCAGGTGTGGTCTCCAGAATCACGTTTGAATCTAAACTGGGAATGTCTTCCTTAATGGAATTTGTAAAATAACCATCGAAGGCTATCTTagattaaaaatttgaaatacgtCTTCGGGTCAGTGAAAATAACGAAATTTTCGAAAAATGCCTTTCTGCATTTGGCAAGGAATTGGGGATTTAAGATCCAGGACTGTAAATATTATATATGAATGAGGAGACAAGATATGGGAGTCTCGTCAGTTGGATTCGAAAAGACAGATCGGAAAAGCTACGTAAGACACCCACTGTAATGcgctgtaacaataaattaaccatgtaaacatattttccaaaattctgaTCACTAAAAAGTCTTAGAGGAGACCGTGTTACCACACAATACataaggataaaaaaatgataataaattgaacattttccagtcattttaaaaaactgatTAGTCTTTAAATATATCCATAGTGATGGCGTAGGCATTCTGCTCGCAATAATAGTAGCATAGAAAAAGTGAACATATTTTCAGTAATTTGTATAAAAATAAGGGTACGGTATGCTACCACGCAATCAcaacaaaataggaaaaaaatattaaaaatgacgAAACAATTTGGATAGACGTAATTCGAAATTAGaactgtaaaaatttgaaagaaagatgTCATCAAGGTGTTCTGCTTGAATTTTACGCAGCGATCACCATGCTTGAATCTTCAAGCATCGTGGCTTCACTGGGTGGCCTCCCTCCttgaaataagaaacatttaaaaagtgCAAGCGAAATTAAATGCAGGTTTGTGAAAACATTATGAGTGTAACACACATTCGATATTGGTAATTTTCACCTATTCAAGATCGTATGTGTGTGATAATTATAACTATCCTGTCAATGTTGCCTCATCAGCGCGTCGAAAGTGTCTCGAATCGTGAGATTGTTTAAGGCAAAAGATGAGTCAGAGTCCTTATAACCTGGTTAAAAACCTACCTTCTCATGAATTTGAATATACTTCAGAAGAGTTCAAGACCTAAAATTAGATCTTATGAAGCATAAAGGTGTATATCCATACGATTACATGGATAATTTCGATAAGTTCATCGAAACTCAGTTgccaaacaaaaagatttttatttaaaattatacaaTGAAAATATAACTGATGAGCAATATAGACATGCTCAAAATGTTTGgacaactttttttattaaaaacatgGGTCAATATCATGACCTTTATTTAAGTCAGACGTGCTTCTTTTAGCTGACGTATTTGAAAACTTCAGAAAGACATGTCTGCAATATTACAAATAAGATCCATGTAACTACTTAACATCACCAGGATTATCTTGAGACGAGATGTTTAAAATGACAGAAATCGAACTAGAACTTATGTATGATGTTGATATGTTCCATTTTATTGAAAAAGGCATGCGTGGAGGCATCTCATTTATTGCTCACTGTCACGGTCAAgcaaacaataaatatatgCAAAATTATAATCCAAATGAAGCGTCAAAATATTTGATCTATTTAGATGCTAATATTGTAATGTGTCAACCGCTTCCAACAGGTGGTTTTAAGTGGAATGATGGGGAATCACGGGAGCTATTAGACCAAAATAGTGAAAGAGGATTAATCCTTGAGGTTGAACTTGAATATCCAAAAGAGTTGCACCATTTACACAATGGTTATTCTTGTGCGgcagaaaaaataaagattaaaaGTGACATGCTGTCACCCTATTGTCTtgatcagaaagaaaaattcaaattaaacatTGGGTAGGTCAAAAAGCTAATTCCAACATTAAGAGACAAACAGAATTACGTGCTGCATTACAGGAAACTTCAGTTGTATACATCATTAGgcttaaagatgaaaaaaattcctcgaGCTTTAGAATTTAATCTGTCTCCATGGTTAAAATCGTATATTGATCTTAATACCCAAAAGAGAACTGATgctaaaaacagttttaaaaaagatttttttaaactaatgaATGATAGTGTATTTGGTAATAATGTAAAATAGTGTAAAACATCAGAAAACGTTCTAATGTAAAGCTGGATACTGACTCAGGAAAGTTGGTGAAAATAGCATCAAAACCGACTTATGTGGGTAGCAAGATATTTAATGAAGACTTGGTTGGTGTAAATGTAAAAAGAccaacaattaaattaaatagACCATCATATGTTGGCATGTGTATTCTTGATCTTTCTAAGACActcatgtatgattttcattataattatatcaaaaagaaatacaattaCAAAGCTAAACTGCTTTTTACCGACACCGATTCACTGACTTATGAAATACAGACTGAAGATGTATACGCTGATTTTTATCAAGACAAACATCTATTTGATAGCAGCAATTATTCATCTGAAAGTCAATTGTATAAAAAAGCTAATAAGAACGTTACGGTAAATTCAAATACGAAGCAGGTGGTAAAGTCATAACTGAATTTATTGGcttaaaaagcaaaatgtatTCATACATCAGGGATGATGGATGCAATAATAAAACCGCCAAAGGCGTGAAAAAGAAtattattcaacaaaatattaaacATCAAGATTACAAAGACATATTGTTTAAAAGCTTACAAATACATAGTAAGATGAAAAGTATTCGAAGCGACCACCATCAACTCGCTAGTTATGAACTAAACAAAGTGTTCTTGTCATGCTTCGACGATAAAAGATATATAAAGTCAGACGGCATCAGCAGTTATGCGTATGGTCATTACCAAAGTCAGTACGAAAATTTCGCAAtttgaatcttttcttttccttcatctGATGTGCTTGTATTGCTTCTATGGCTTTCCGTGGAgtattttcatatttgattgCTTTTCGGTAACAACGTACCGCTCCTTCGACTTTTTCAAGGGTATCATCCCACTCTTTCAAGTTGCAGTTTGGTAAGTCTCcataaaagttttcttcttttaagatAATTTCATAATAAGAATGATTAACAATATAATATCGAGTCTTGAATAAGTTTTGATTTGCGTTGTCGAGACGATGATTTAATTGTTTGAGGGTAATTGGCatattatgaattttaaaacgaAATGCATTATCTTATAATGCTTTCAACATTGACATAAACGGAAATGCCGCAAGgcataataaaatattattttgtaatagataatgaacacaaaaatcatttttaattggAACTATATTTCAAAAGATTTATCTTTAGATGGGATCAGAGAACTAAAAGCATATTATTATGCTAACCAATGAAAATATTAAGcataaaaaagcttttaagcaCTATAGAAATTGTAAGTTAATGGGTAACTCATTGTCTGTGGTATTTGCAGGGGTATTACGTTAGTAGCAATTAGAACAGCAGCTGTATTGATATAAGTGGTGATGAAACATAAGAATCTAGatttaaaaatccaaaattgtCTGTATGCATAGCAAAGTTATCAGAATTTGCTTAATACCATTAAAAATGCAATGAGATCTGGCAGCTTTGACAGAACCCACTTATTAAATAACATGAATAGTTTAGATAACTACGTGTGTGATAATAGTACTGTGGTTGTCAAATATTTAGAAATgcacagtaaatatttttatgttagTGAAAATCATCCAATGGAGCCCAACTGTTGAAGTCGTCACAATATCCTTTCCACTTGACTGatgctcttttctttttattgtttctcCTTATTATTCGAGTGTAATAACAAATGGAGTCAGAGTGGACGTGACTATTTGTGTTTGTCAAAGCTAATGCAAAGTCTTGAGTTCAGTTCACTAGGACCCGTCTCTTTTACTTATTACTATCATCTCGCCAGCGCAGAGAGGCGGACTGTTTACAGTTGTCAAATGTCTTCTCACGTGTTGTCCTGTTTCCTATCTGATCTATCACATAAAAATTACACATGCCCGTGAAGTCAAAATGCTCTCCCGGATGAGTTATAAGTCGGGACTAAACTACGAATGATCTTTACTACGATCAACGGTGGACTGTTGTTGGTTGTCTATGTCAAGAGAGTCTGCGAGTAAGTCACCATCTATTATTTTCAacgaatttgtttttaagtctcttaaaGCAAAATGTCTCTCGTCTCAGCTAACGACCAAACGGCTAGAGATCGCAGCCCTGTGCAGGTTTGACTGTTTTCGCGAAAATCGTTTTGTTACCTGAGTTCATAAATCTGTGTCATTTCAACACAGCACGGCCACATCTCATGCTATTTTAAGCCAATTTCTTGTGTCTCTACCGTGGCTAGAAGCTCCTCCAGTTTCGTTTCCCATAGCACAGTAAGAACAAATTCCGCGACTCAGAGCAGCCCCTCTGCAACAACTTCCGCTAGCTTGTCAATGTACTAACTATACAGTAACAGGGTTATCCTGCTCGAATCTCCAACTTAACAAGTACACAGATCGTGAAGGGGTGTCTAGGTCAGTTTTATTATCATTTGGGCATCGTCGCTTGACGCTTTTCATCGCACGGTTCAACTGGTTTGCTCAGCCATAATGTCACATGAGATAAGCGTCATTTCATTTATCGAGCTCCAGTGACTATCACACAGTACTTTTAAAACTCAAACCTCTCCCCGCTGTGCTCATTTTGGCTAGCATTTTAAACTGAACGAACAAGGCAGCCACAGGGCTCTACGCAAAAATACACTGAACGTCATTCAGTTGTGGATGGTAAGTGATGTAAGCCTCATTTGTTTAATGTAATTTGATCCAAGCAGGAGCCTTATATGCCGTAGGTAAGTCTCTTGATGATTTTCATACCATGAGCTTCTCTTatgtggaaatgaaaatgtcgCTGACGATAGTTGAAATATGGTTTAGTTTCTCAGCCGGATTTTCTTGTTATGAGGTCTACTTCCTGATACTGCAATGATTCCTCAATGATACAAATGCTACATTCGCCTTGGTTAAGCTGAGGTGGTGCTTATGTTCCAAGTTTATTCCAACACTTACTCAACCATACGAGTATTAGCGGCGAAGGGCCAAACTGGCGCAATATGCTAAAGATCCTATGTTAATTTGCATATGAACGAAAGAGTGTtcatgcataattttttttttactgaattagCTTTTGTTCTCGCCAAGTTTTCTCTCTTGCGCCTGAACGAAATGCATGCATTTGCATGCAATTTAACTTCGATAGGAGGGCTatgaggtaaaaataaaattgaccagCGTTTGCGTGTTATTTGCAAGGTGCATTGTTTTTTGTCGAACTAAGAGAGCCCAATGAAGGTCTGTGATTGATTCACAGCTGTTCATGATCAAGAACAAACTGACAAATTCACAAGGAAGTAAAATGACATACATAGAACATAATTTCGCAATATCCCCAGATTTCCTTCACTTTCCTACATTTTGCTAAATTAATATTGTTTATTCCACCGAAGGCAACTTTCTCTCTGGTTCGTCATCTTGTTCGTGAGACCACTTGGCTAATTATTCACtaaaatgagttttaaaatacGGAGCACCTGCCTTAAGACTCGCGAGAAATTACAAAATCTCCCTTTTgagttaattttgaatttccgCACGTAAAAAgggtttcctttttgtttgtttgtttttttatactcacgtttatgaattaaaatcaaCGAGGAAAATCAACTAAAGAAAAAGTGGGATTATTTATAGGAACTAACTGTAAATGACATGACTTTCAAAGCGGAAGACTTAAGCCCGCGTTGTAGGTGCTTTGACAACTGATATGAGGAATGTTGGATTTGAGAACAATTTGAGGACTCCCACACTCAAACATTTATGTCTGATATTTCTGTCCAGCTGTCAAGAAGTGATGCGACCGAGAACCGCATTAATATTCAtagcaaatcattttgaaatggttaaaaaaaggaGGGGATCAGGAATAAGCTCTTTAGTTCAGCAGGGTTCATCAGTCTCGGGCCATTGAATTCTCAAAACGTTGGACAGGAGAAGCAACCTTATCGATCTCCAAAGGTTTACCGTGTTTCTTATTTCAGATCAACCTGAAAAAACGCTTGGATCAGTGCGgttgaaatgttatttttccctttttttaaatcttcctTCAGTACTAAGAGGGTACAAGTCTGTTCGCTGACAGCGGACTTCAGTGCATTCTATGGCAGGTACGTTCAACTGCCATGAGACGTTCAACGCTTCTTTACTCACAACAATTTGGAGGGAAACAAGTTGACTTTGTAAGGCGAATATATAGGCAGATCGGTTTCCTGTTTCCAAACTAATTCTAACAACGTTACAGTCcatcaaaaataattatatacaTGCGCCAACGGTGTCTTCAATAAGATATCATACATTGTTATCGCTTCcttctgataatttttctgataattttcgtTATTGGTATTATGCGAACAAATGAAGGAACCgtgcagaaaattgaaaatagtaaaaaaaaactgtttctgaaagttatctttattcatCGGGACGGAAAACGACAAATAAGAAGATGAAAAATTAGAAACGCTTTCGTCATAAAGGCAAACCAACAACGAAGAccagtatttatatattttaaggaTGAGAATACTTAATACATCTATGCAGAAATGCTTAACCATGACTTCATTACTAAGATCACACAGATCACGGCGCATGAAAGGAACGGAGTTTTAGACGAGCTCTCAGAGAATTCCAAAAAAGTACGCTATTTTAAGACTTGTGTATGTacgtgggttattgagctcttccctCAATGGCTCGTCTTACTGCACGGGCTTTTAGCACGCACTATTTATTAGAAGcacattttttcatggtaaactcaaacgatggaattaaaacagaagcaaatATTGACTACGATATGGATACTGGAGAACCCTGAATGTCTGCGATCAGTGGCCGAtcgatttaacattacaaaatcgattttatttcgtgtttatcgcagaatttgtggaggattgccaacaatctttccggtcaatatATGAGGTACCTACTAGTTTGAAATTGAGCACCGCtgggcaaaatgattaatttcggaTCCTTCGCCTAAAGGAATGCGTTGGATCAGTGATCCAATGATTCGTCTTTAGATCACGCAGATCAGTGAACCAACGAATCCTTGTCCAGAGTAGATTTGATAGATCcctgatctgaaaatggatttgctcgaaaggaacgccacagatcagaaatcctgattcggattctcccaaaggaacgcgCCCTAAGATTTTTTCACTGGGGTTATTtatggagaaaatcaaaatgtgCTGCTGTATTCCTTTTCCTGTTTCCAGTATTTCCGTTCCTGTTCACAGCTTCAGTGGCGTCCCGAAATATCATCGACTCAACCAAAGtgaactttgttaaaaaaaaaaaaaaatttaatgtttttgtttcctttgaatttaCAATCGATTCCTCTCACCACATCCCAGGTTGGTATCGAATAAGATTTTAGGGGGGCCATGAGTGTTCCCTTTACTGATTATTTATTCAGTAATAACAGTCTTATCCTATCAAACTTTAGCAGCAGAAAAACAGGAACTAAAGATGAAACCAGATACCGAGTGGATTGTTTTGACAGTCCTCTACGCCATCACGATGCTCGTAGCGTTTGCAGGGAATGGCTTCCTCATCTACATCGTGTGGAAGAAACCTGAAGTCAGATCACTGACAAGCTTTATGTTCGTCAACATGGCCATCGCTGATTTGCTTGTAACCCTGATTGTGATGCCCTGGTCGATTTCCTTTATATATACAGACGGTGTGTGGATGATCCCGGGAGTATTTGGAAAAGTCATGTGTAAAGGTGTTGTATACACTGCCTATGTCACTATAACAGCATCCGTCCTCTGCCTGACGTTCATGGCGATTGACAGGTACTATGCGATCGTTCATCCCCTCCGCCGCCATCTTTGGTTTCGAAAGCCTAAACTAACCGTTCCATTTATTTGGATCGCGTCACTGGTCTCCATGTCCATTTTCCTTGTTATTCAAACCATGGAGGAGTACAATAATTCTTACTATTGCATGCTATCTGTTTACATCTTGGGTGATCCAGATAGAGCTCTTCGAGGAATATACCTCCTCCTTTTCGTCGTCAACTATCTCATCCCCTTGGTCGTTATTTCTTTCCTATATACCATTACTGCATCGAATTTATGGTTTCATGTTGCACCTGGAGTGAATACTTTGAGAGGAAATCGAGCGCAACTAGAAACCTCTAAAAGAAGAGTGGTTCGGATGCTCATTATTGTTACCTGTGCCTTTGCCCTTTGTTGGCTTCCACCACAAGTGGTCCACATGATGCAAATCGTTCACGCATCTAAGGCTTACCTACATATACAGCCGATTGTCAGCTTTGCGTGTTTTTGGTTTGGACACGCTAACAGTGCCGTTAACCCATGGCTGTACATTTTTCTGAGTACCAAGATAAATACGGCATTTACCAGGATCGTCAGTAGAAAAAGCAGCCGGTTGCCTTCAAGTCTCACCATCAAAACATCAGATGCCGTCTTAACACCTGATGATGAAGCAATCCAGAAAGAATCAAGAATATAATCTCTCTCATAACGTGAAAGTTTTATGACTAATTTGGTAAGTGTAAGATAAAAACTCGCTTAAAACGGATTTGCGTATTTCtaattatataatataatacaaaCACCTATATACGGTTTCATAAAAGCTATTGTAGTAATCCGAGTAATTTCATGAGAAATTGATAATTGCAACTAAATTTCGGCAAGAACCGTTCCGTGTGCATACCGTTTTCGCgataataatttaattttaactatttcagGTTATAATTAGCTGTTTTGAAAGGAGATTTGTAAGAGCCTCTGGTTATGACATACACaattaaagcaaaagaaatgctTATGGACCAAGAATCGTCTTATTCCATTTAGAATGGAGCGCGCCAACCACTTGGCCACCCGATCTCCCTCAAGGTTgtaatatttgttcttttttttttctctgaatttgttctgaaataatacaatcttgaacaaaaaagaaaaaaaagaaaaacaactgaataggaaaagagaaaatgaaccTAATATTCAGGGCCCTGGACATTTCAGAAGAGTATAGAGTTCAATTTTCAGAACTATCCagcaaattttgttgttgttgtcggtGTCAAACGAGGTATTTCACAGTCATTACCGGCGATCTAGCTAATAAGCGAACTAGCTAATTAACCCGCGCGAAAAGCGCAATTCACCTGTTCGCTATCTACtaatttggtttgtttattcataattttcTCATTGATATTAACCAATCGTTCCccacagttttctttaattctgtaGCACACGATGATAGTTTCAGCTGAAATCCAAGTGAGAGCTCTGTGTAATGGGgcgttaattttgttttttaggtttCAAGTGTCATAGGCACAAAATGGggacaataagaaaaaatgagattttcaaGGGGAGCTCGGTAATCCCTCGACAGAGTACCATAAGAAATATGCACTTTATTTTACAACGAGCAAGCAGCTgagaacctgaaaaaaataatctgaGGCCTCGTTAAGAATTTGAACATCAGACCTTCCCATGGTGCCTTAAACTACGGAGCTGCGTTACAAGCCAGTCCAGCATACTGATAAGATCGGAAATCAGTATTTGCTTGAATATTCATCGGAAACTTTCGAAGAGATGGGGGAGACTCTGTGACCCTTAGTAGGTGGAGTGAGAACACTCGCCTCCTCATATGTAGTTGTGGCTTGAGTTCGACTCAGCGATTTTGGCGATACTTGTGGGTTGACTTggttactgtttttttttcttcagttatcCTAATTTTTCTCCCAATATTGATAACATCTATATCATTTTAGGATTATccagaaaaaataagaattccCGTGAAGAAAATAACCGCGATTGCTCTTGGAGAAGaggtggaaaaaaaacaaaacaaggaacgTCTCAGTGAACACGACGAAACAAGTATCAAATTCCTAGAAGAGGCCATCAATTGCATACCTCTCACAATTGAGGATGGAGCTAATTTTGAAAATGCCGCTTTCATTTTTAACCTCCAGCCGAGCAGTTTATTGTTACAGCAGGAAAGGGTGATTGGCAATATTAATTTTCCGAGGATGGCAGCAACAATATAACCTGTAAATGTGTTCGCAAACCCTGGTTGATGTACCTCTGGAACAAGGGCACATTTGGTTTTTCTAGTATCACCTTGTTATTGTTTCTTGCTGAAGTAGTCATCAAGGCTTTTAGGTCTAATTAAGTGTAATCTTGAATAGCTAAATGTAggttttatttctcatttagtTGTGCATTTGAAAGCCTCAAACACTCTAGCCAAAGGTACCGGTTTAGTTAATTTCTTTGCGACAAACATAACGTCATTGCCTTCGTAGTTCCCGATCGCTTTGTTCTGAAAGCCGCTCTTGTAGACTAAATTGTTGAATAGTAATAAGTAAATACAGGGAGATTTTGGATGCGACCTCCCTTTGAAAAGGCCTCTATGGAAAAAGAGAGTGTTGTGAAGTGTTCTTACGATGCAAGGTTTTTTAAGGTTAGCATTCAAAGATTGTGCCACTCCTACCCCCTTACGATAGGTtccatttttgtctttcttctctGGTCGTgcaattacttgaaattttgtctCTAAACTGGCGGTATTGAgtactttatttttagtttccTAAATGCCACTCGTAAAAGTTTAAGCTGATTATTGTATAGTCGTTGTACGAGTCTCATCAAGTTCAGAAGCCCGCAAggtctttttctaattttaacatTAATAATAATTTGTGCTGACTCTATTTTTGAGACCCGTTTCTCGAACAAAGACGTTCATCGGTGGTCATGTTTGGATGTGATTAGTGAACTTctataaaaaatacatttgaccGGGTCAGAATTTTGAACAAGGGGTTAAACTCTGCTAAGACAGTCAGCGCATTACCCACATGTTCACTAATAAGGTACTTTAGAGCGTGCACTACAGtgaataaaagagaaagagacAGCTTGGTTAGAAAtagaaaatgtaataaagaagaagagaacTAAGAGTCTTGGTGTCTCCTGTTAGTGTGAGTCTCCTCAGAAGCTAGTTATCCCTGTCATTGAACCTTATAGAACGTTATACAACGGACAGCTAACGAAGTTACTCAGACACCAAACTACGAGACTGTTGCCAAAGTCGAAATAAAAATGAGGGAAGTTTGGAAGCAAAAAGGAGAGAcgtaaacatatttttacattgtTTACGATACTACATTTTATTATTCATCGcgagaaatgtatagaaaatcCCTGCATGCAATAATGCATGGTTccaatatttttcttac
It encodes the following:
- the LOC131772124 gene encoding tachykinin-like peptides receptor 86C isoform X2 — protein: MSRESATEKQELKMKPDTEWIVLTVLYAITMLVAFAGNGFLIYIVWKKPEVRSLTSFMFVNMAIADLLVTLIVMPWSISFIYTDGVWMIPGVFGKVMCKGVVYTAYVTITASVLCLTFMAIDRYYAIVHPLRRHLWFRKPKLTVPFIWIASLVSMSIFLVIQTMEEYNNSYYCMLSVYILGDPDRALRGIYLLLFVVNYLIPLVVISFLYTITASNLWFHVAPGVNTLRGNRAQLETSKRRVVRMLIIVTCAFALCWLPPQVVHMMQIVHASKAYLHIQPIVSFACFWFGHANSAVNPWLYIFLSTKINTAFTRIVSRKSSRLPSSLTIKTSDAVLTPDDEAIQKESRI
- the LOC131772124 gene encoding G-protein coupled receptor 83-like isoform X1, with the translated sequence MSRESATAEKQELKMKPDTEWIVLTVLYAITMLVAFAGNGFLIYIVWKKPEVRSLTSFMFVNMAIADLLVTLIVMPWSISFIYTDGVWMIPGVFGKVMCKGVVYTAYVTITASVLCLTFMAIDRYYAIVHPLRRHLWFRKPKLTVPFIWIASLVSMSIFLVIQTMEEYNNSYYCMLSVYILGDPDRALRGIYLLLFVVNYLIPLVVISFLYTITASNLWFHVAPGVNTLRGNRAQLETSKRRVVRMLIIVTCAFALCWLPPQVVHMMQIVHASKAYLHIQPIVSFACFWFGHANSAVNPWLYIFLSTKINTAFTRIVSRKSSRLPSSLTIKTSDAVLTPDDEAIQKESRI
- the LOC131772124 gene encoding G-protein coupled receptor 83-like isoform X3, with protein sequence MAAAEKQELKMKPDTEWIVLTVLYAITMLVAFAGNGFLIYIVWKKPEVRSLTSFMFVNMAIADLLVTLIVMPWSISFIYTDGVWMIPGVFGKVMCKGVVYTAYVTITASVLCLTFMAIDRYYAIVHPLRRHLWFRKPKLTVPFIWIASLVSMSIFLVIQTMEEYNNSYYCMLSVYILGDPDRALRGIYLLLFVVNYLIPLVVISFLYTITASNLWFHVAPGVNTLRGNRAQLETSKRRVVRMLIIVTCAFALCWLPPQVVHMMQIVHASKAYLHIQPIVSFACFWFGHANSAVNPWLYIFLSTKINTAFTRIVSRKSSRLPSSLTIKTSDAVLTPDDEAIQKESRI
- the LOC131772124 gene encoding G-protein coupled receptor 83-like isoform X4, whose translation is MKPDTEWIVLTVLYAITMLVAFAGNGFLIYIVWKKPEVRSLTSFMFVNMAIADLLVTLIVMPWSISFIYTDGVWMIPGVFGKVMCKGVVYTAYVTITASVLCLTFMAIDRYYAIVHPLRRHLWFRKPKLTVPFIWIASLVSMSIFLVIQTMEEYNNSYYCMLSVYILGDPDRALRGIYLLLFVVNYLIPLVVISFLYTITASNLWFHVAPGVNTLRGNRAQLETSKRRVVRMLIIVTCAFALCWLPPQVVHMMQIVHASKAYLHIQPIVSFACFWFGHANSAVNPWLYIFLSTKINTAFTRIVSRKSSRLPSSLTIKTSDAVLTPDDEAIQKESRI